From one Triticum aestivum cultivar Chinese Spring chromosome 4B, IWGSC CS RefSeq v2.1, whole genome shotgun sequence genomic stretch:
- the LOC123091679 gene encoding long chain acyl-CoA synthetase 6, peroxisomal, translating into MDATERRLRAVSAHLQPQATAARRTSDSLAANPTAGEYAHVLGYSAVLPEKLQTGKWNVYRSAHSPITLIDRFSDYPDIGTLHDNFVNAVETFRDCRYLGTRVHADGTIGDYKWMTYGEAGTSRTAIGSGLICHGIPKGARVGLYFINRPEWTIVDNACSAYSYVSVPLYDTLGPDAVQFIVNHASVEAIFCVPETLSTLLSFITQMPCVRLIVVVGGIEENMPSSPAAAGMEIITYSMLHRQGHMSPQPFRPPKPEDVATICYTSGTTGTPKGAVLSHANFIANVAGQDLGVKFYPSDVYISYLPLAHIYERTNQIWLVHRGAAVGFYQGDNLKLMDDLNTLKPTVFASVPRLYNKIYAAITNAVKESGGLKERLFHAAYDAKRQAIINGRNPSPVWDKLVFNKIKARLGGRVRVMSSGASPLSPDVMEFLRICFGGDILEGYGMTETSCVITLMDVGDISIGHVGSPNPACEVKLVDVPEMNYTSEDQPYPRGEICARGPIIFQGYYKDEVQTREVIDEDGWLHTGDIGLWLPGGRLKIIDRKKNIFKLAQGEYIAPEKIENVYAKCKFIAQCFVYGDSFNSCLVAVVAVEPEVLKSWAALEGIQYEDLRQLCSDPRARAAVLADMDSIGKEAQLRGFEFVKAVTLVAEPFTLENGLLTPTFKVKRPQAKAYFAKEITDMYAQLLDAESAKPKL; encoded by the exons ATGGACGCAACCGAGCGCCGCCTCCGCGCCGTCTCCGCCCACCTCCAGCCCCAAGCAACCGCCGCCCGCCGCACCTCCGATAGCCTCGCCGCCAATCCCACCGCAGGGGAGTACGCCCACG TGCTTGGCTACAGCGCTGTCCTCCCCGAGAAGTTGCAGACTGGAAAATGGAACGTGTACCG ATCTGCACATTCACCTATAACTCTGATAGATAGATTTTCAGACTACCCAGACATTGGGACGTTGCACGATAACTTTGT GAATGCAGTTGAGACTTTCAGAGACTGTAGATACCTAGGTACAAGGGTCCATGCAGATGGAACAATTGGAGA CTACAAATGGATGACTTATGGAGAAGCTGGCACAAGCAGGACTGCAATAGGTTCTGGTCTTATTTGTCATGGAATACCTAAA GGCGCACGTGTTGGTCTGTATTTTATAAACAGACCTGAGTGGACCATAGTTGACAATGCTTGTTCTGCGTATTCATATGTTTCTGTGCCACTATATGATACTCTTG GTCCAGATGCAGTTCAGTTCATTGTGAACCATGCATCAGTAGAGGCTATCTTCTGTGTTCCTGAAACACTAAGCACT TTGTTAAGCTTTATAACTCAAATGCCTTGTGTGCGCCTTATCGTG GTAGTTGGTGGAATCGAGGAGAATAtgccatcttcacctgcagctgCTGGAATGGAAATCATAACCTACTCCATGCTACACAGACAG GGACATATGAGTCCCCAACCCTTTCGGCCTCCAAAACCTGAAGATGTTGCCACTATCTGCTACACTAGTGGCACTACTGGCACACCAAAG GGAGCTGTTCTTTCTCATGCGAATTTCATTGCAAATGTAGCAGGCCAGGACTTGGGCGTTAAGTTTTACCCCTCGGACGT GTACATCTCATATCTACCTTTGGCACACATCTACGAGAGAACTAACCAAATATGGCTCGTTCATCGCGGTGCTGCCGTTGGGTTCTACCAAGGG GATAATTTGAAGCTGATGGATGATCTTAATACTCTGAAACCAACAGTATTTGCGAGTGTTCCCCGGTTATATAACAAAATTTATGCTGC AATTACAAATGCTGTGAAGGAGTCTGGTGGGTTGAAAGAACGATTATTTCATGCTGCATATGATGCTAAGAGGCAAGCTATTATCAATG GACGGAATCCATCCCCAGTGTGGGATAAGTTGGTATTTAACAAAATAAAAGCTAGGCTGGGTGGACGAGTAAGGGTTATGTCTTCAGGTGCTTCTCCATTGTCGCCAGATGTAATGGAATTCCTCAGAAT ATGCTTTGGTGGTGATATTCTTGAAGGCTACGGAATGACGGAAACATCTTGTGTCATTACTTTAATGGATGTTGGTGATATATCAATTGGTCATGTTGGATCTCCCAATCCTGCTTGTG AGGTTAAACTTGTGGATGTCCCTGAGATGAACTACACATCTGAGGATCAACCATACCCTCGTGGAGAAATATGTGCCCGGGGACCTATAATATTCCAGGGTTACTATAAAGATGAAGTTCAAAC CAGAGAGGTCATTGATGAGGATGGTTGGTTGCATACTGGGGACATAGGTTTGTGGCTGCCTGGAGGGCGCCTAAAGATTATAGACAG GAAAAAGAACATTTTCAagttagctcaaggagaatacataGCTCCGGAGAAGATCGAGAATGTTTATGCCAAGTGCAAGTTCATTGCCCAGTGCTTTGTATATG GCGATAGCTTTAATTCTTGCCTAGTTGCCGTCGTAGCAGTTGAGCCAGAGGTGTTGAAGAGTTGGGCTGCATTAGAAGGAATCCAG TATGAGGATTTAAGACAGCTCTGTTCTGATCCCAGAGCAAGAGCTGCTGTGCTGGCTGACATGGATTCTATTGGGAAGGAAGCACAG CTAAGAGGTTTTGAGTTTGTCAAAGCTGTTACTCTTGTTGCTGAACCATTCACACTAGAAAATGGCCTCCTCACCCCAACATTCAAG GTCAAAAGACCGCAAGCAAAGGCGTATTTTGCAAAAGAAATCACAGATATGTATGCACAATTGCTTGATGCAGAGTCAGCCAAGCCTAAGTTGTAA